A genomic window from Paucibacter sp. KCTC 42545 includes:
- a CDS encoding LytR/AlgR family response regulator transcription factor, whose amino-acid sequence MTSFLPRPPTALIADDEPLLRDSLARALKAAWPELEVLGQARNGREALELFEELQPDIVFLDVHMPGLNGIEAARQLARRAQIVFVTAFDQYAVQAFEQGALDYLVKPLEDKRLADTVQRLQERLRERVASAATPATANAAQATTQALEDRIERLLAQLARNSEGAPVAAGGSAQPKPYLQWIRASVGATLKLIPVDDIIYLRSDEKYTLVVWSEGEALIRTPIRELMEQLDPQKFVQVHRSVVVNLHAISHVTRGANETADVHLRGRSEVLPVSRSYLHLFRQM is encoded by the coding sequence ATGACTAGCTTCTTGCCCAGGCCGCCCACGGCCCTGATCGCCGATGACGAACCGCTGCTGCGCGACAGCTTGGCACGCGCCCTGAAGGCCGCCTGGCCCGAGTTGGAAGTGCTGGGCCAGGCCCGCAACGGGCGCGAGGCGCTGGAACTGTTTGAGGAGCTTCAGCCCGACATCGTCTTTCTGGATGTGCATATGCCGGGCTTGAATGGCATCGAGGCGGCGCGCCAGTTGGCGCGGCGCGCCCAGATTGTTTTCGTTACCGCCTTCGACCAGTACGCGGTGCAAGCCTTTGAGCAGGGCGCCTTGGACTATCTCGTCAAACCGCTGGAAGACAAGCGCCTGGCCGACACGGTGCAGCGCTTGCAGGAGCGTCTACGGGAGCGCGTAGCGTCGGCGGCGACACCGGCCACGGCCAATGCCGCTCAAGCGACGACCCAAGCCTTGGAAGACCGCATCGAGCGCTTGCTGGCGCAACTGGCCCGCAACAGCGAGGGCGCGCCGGTGGCCGCCGGAGGCAGCGCCCAGCCCAAGCCTTATCTGCAATGGATTCGCGCCTCGGTCGGCGCCACGCTGAAGCTGATCCCGGTGGACGACATCATTTATCTGCGCTCCGACGAGAAATACACCTTGGTGGTTTGGAGCGAGGGCGAGGCACTGATCCGCACGCCCATCCGTGAGCTGATGGAGCAACTCGACCCGCAGAAGTTCGTGCAGGTACACCGCTCGGTGGTGGTCAATCTGCACGCCATCAGCCATGTCACCCGCGGCGCGAATGAGACCGCCGATGTGCATCTGCGCGGCCGCAGCGAGGTGCTGCCGGTGAGCCGCAGCTATTTGCACCTGTTCCGGCAGATGTGA
- a CDS encoding aminopeptidase P family protein — protein sequence MDSRTSTITLRIEKLRDAMKSQGVHAVLVPSSDPHLSEYLPERWQSRQWLSGFTGSMGTLVVTLDRAAIFADTRYWTQAEAELAGTGITLEKISSAMSPQFIDWIIAQIKPGQTLAVDGQVLSLALAHTLRAAMAKAGLQLRTDVDLIDAVWTERASLPLAPIYEHLAPHATSSRADKLAQVRAAMAALGQSHHFISSVDDVAWLLNLRGADVDYNPVFMAHALLSEQDLTLFVGAGKIDAALQARLAADGVRLAAYADAAPALAALPAGARVLMDPKRVTLGLREAVPAHASVREAINPSTLAKSRKSAADAAFVREAMAQDGAAMCEFYAWFEQAQGKERITEITIDEQLTAARAKRPGFVGLSFPTIAGFNANGAMPHYRATAESHAVIEGNGLLLIDSGAQYLGGTTDITRVWPIGEVSAAQKRDYTLVLKGTLNLSRAVFPQGTLSPMLDALARAPLWAHGLDYGHGTGHGVGYFMNVHEGPQSISKAIPDANMAMEPGMITSIEPGHYRPGLWGVRIENLVLNVAKPTNENGAFGQMLAFETLTLCPIDTRCIDMSLMSAEDCAWLNSYHAEVRARLQPLVSGAALAWLMARTEAI from the coding sequence ATGGATTCCCGCACATCCACCATCACGCTGCGCATCGAGAAGCTGCGCGACGCCATGAAATCGCAAGGCGTGCACGCCGTGCTGGTGCCCTCCAGCGACCCGCATCTGTCTGAGTACCTGCCCGAGCGCTGGCAGAGCCGGCAATGGCTGTCTGGCTTCACCGGCTCGATGGGCACCCTGGTGGTGACGCTGGACCGCGCCGCCATCTTTGCCGACACCCGCTACTGGACCCAAGCCGAGGCCGAGCTGGCCGGCACCGGCATCACGCTGGAAAAAATCTCTAGCGCCATGTCGCCCCAGTTCATCGACTGGATCATTGCCCAAATCAAGCCCGGCCAAACCCTGGCTGTCGACGGCCAGGTGCTGAGCCTGGCCCTGGCCCACACCTTGCGCGCGGCCATGGCCAAGGCCGGCCTGCAACTGCGCACCGATGTCGACCTGATCGACGCCGTGTGGACCGAGCGCGCCAGCCTGCCGCTGGCGCCCATCTACGAACACCTGGCCCCGCACGCCACCAGCAGCCGCGCCGACAAGCTGGCGCAGGTACGCGCGGCCATGGCGGCCCTGGGCCAAAGCCATCACTTCATCTCCAGCGTGGACGATGTGGCCTGGCTGCTCAATCTGCGCGGCGCGGATGTGGACTACAACCCGGTCTTCATGGCCCACGCCCTGCTCAGCGAGCAAGACCTGACCCTGTTCGTCGGCGCCGGCAAGATTGATGCCGCGCTGCAAGCTCGCCTGGCCGCCGATGGCGTGCGCCTGGCCGCTTACGCCGACGCTGCCCCGGCGCTGGCCGCCCTGCCCGCCGGTGCCCGCGTGCTGATGGACCCCAAGCGCGTCACCCTGGGCCTGCGTGAGGCCGTGCCGGCCCACGCCAGCGTGCGCGAAGCCATCAACCCCAGCACCCTGGCCAAGAGCCGCAAGAGCGCAGCCGACGCCGCCTTTGTGCGCGAAGCCATGGCGCAGGACGGCGCCGCGATGTGCGAGTTCTACGCCTGGTTTGAACAAGCCCAAGGCAAAGAGCGCATCACCGAAATCACCATCGACGAGCAGCTCACCGCCGCCCGCGCCAAGCGCCCCGGCTTTGTCGGCCTGTCCTTCCCCACCATCGCCGGCTTCAATGCCAATGGCGCCATGCCGCATTACCGCGCCACGGCCGAATCACATGCGGTGATCGAAGGCAACGGCCTGCTGCTGATTGACTCCGGTGCGCAATATCTGGGCGGCACCACCGACATCACCCGAGTCTGGCCCATCGGTGAAGTCAGCGCCGCGCAAAAGCGCGACTACACCTTGGTGCTCAAGGGCACGTTGAATCTGTCGCGCGCGGTCTTCCCGCAAGGCACGCTGAGCCCCATGCTGGACGCGCTGGCGCGCGCGCCGCTGTGGGCCCATGGCCTGGACTACGGCCACGGCACCGGCCACGGCGTGGGCTATTTCATGAATGTGCACGAGGGCCCGCAAAGCATCTCCAAGGCCATTCCTGACGCCAATATGGCGATGGAGCCGGGCATGATCACCTCGATCGAGCCGGGCCACTATCGGCCGGGCCTGTGGGGCGTGCGGATCGAGAACTTGGTGCTCAATGTCGCCAAGCCCACCAACGAAAACGGTGCCTTCGGCCAGATGCTGGCGTTCGAAACCCTGACCCTGTGCCCGATCGACACCCGCTGCATCGATATGAGCCTGATGTCGGCCGAAGACTGCGCTTGGCTGAACAGCTATCACGCCGAGGTGCGTGCGCGCCTGCAGCCGCTGGTGAGCGGCGCAGCGCTGGCATGGCTGATGGCGCGTACAGAGGCGATCTGA